In the Paenibacillus sp. genome, TTACGCTCGCGCTTATGCTGAACGAGGTGCGCAGCGTCGTGTTCAAACGCGTCACGCAGACGGTCAGCTATTTGCCGCACTTCTTGTCTTGGGTCGTGGCCGCCAGCATCGTGCAGCAGACGCTTTCGCCCGACGGCATCATCAATCAATTGTTGGTCGCGTTAGGCTTCGTGGAGAAAGGGAACGAAATTTTGTTCCTCGGCGTCGGCGAATATTTCTGGGGCATTTTCGGCGCCGCCTCGGTATGGAAGGACGTCGGATGGAACACGATCGTGTACCTGGCGGCGATGACGATGATCGACCCGGCGCAGTACGAAGCGGCGGAGATCGACGGGGCGGGGCGGTTCCAACGGATGTGGTACGTGACGCTGCCAGGCATCAAGCCCGTGGTCATCGTGCTGCTCATTATGCAGATCGGCTACTTGCTGCAAGCCGGCTTCGAGCCGCAATATTTGCTCGGCAACGGCATGAACGTCGAATATTCCGAAGTGATCGATATCTTCGTTTTGAAATACGGCATCGCGCAAGGCAACTTCTCGCTCGGCGTGGCCGCGGGCATCTTCAAGACCGTCGTCAGCTTCGCGCTCGTGTTCTCGGCCAACCATCTCGCGAAGCGGATGGGCGAATCCAGATTGTTCTGAAGGAGGGATCGGCATGCAAACGACCGCGGTTCCGCCGAAGCCGCAGAAGCGCAAATCGTACCGGCGGCATCAATCGCTGGAGGACCGGGTGTTCGACGCCGTCAATTACACGCTGCTAGTGCTGCTGATGATCGTAACGTTGTACCCGTTCGTGAACACGATCGCGATTTCGCTCAACCAGGCGAGCGACACGGTGCGGGGCGGCATCCATTTGTGGCCGCGGGAATTTACATGGAACAACTACATTTACGTGTTCCGCGACGCCGCCGTCCTGCACTCCACGATGATCTCGGCGCTGCGCACGATTCTAGGCACGGTGCTGACCGTCTTCTGCTCGGCCATGGTCGCGTACACGATCAGCCGCCCGGAATACGTGCTGCGCAAATTCGTGACGATCGCCTTCATCATGACGATGTATTTCGACGGAGGTTTGATTCCGAACTTCTTGCTCATCCGCGAGCTCGGCATGATCGGGACGTTCTGGGTGTACGTCATTCCGGGACTCGTCGGGGTGTTCAATCTCATCATTATCCGGTCCGCGATCGACGGGCTGCCGGAGAGCATCTTGGAATCCGCCCGGATCGACGGCGCGGGGGAGTTCACGAACTTCGTCTACATCGTGCTGCCGCTGTGCGTGCCCGTGCTCGCGACCGTCGCGTTGTTTACGGCGGTGTACCAATGGAACTCCTGGTTCGACGTCTTCCTGTTTAACTCGTCGTATCCAGAGTGGAGCACGCTGCAGTACGAGCTGCAGAAAATACTGCAAAACTCGAATTCGTCGATGTCGGCCAAATCGGCGATCGACGCGTTCGCGAACGCGGACAACCAATTGGCCAACGCCGTCACGCCGGTCGCCGTGCGCGCGACGATGACGATCGTCGCCTCGGTCCCGATCATTCTGGTATATCCGTTCCTGCAAAAATATTTCGTCAAAGGCATGATGGTCGGCGGCGTCAAAGGATAATCGGAGAGGAGCGATAGGCATGAACCAAACGCTGCGGGAGGCGTACCGAGGCTTCTTCGACATCGGGGCGGCGGTGAACGCGAGGACGATTCGCTCGGCGGGCGAGCTGATCGCCGCCCAATATAACAGCATTACGGCGGAGAACGAAATGAAGCCGGAGCGCGTCCATCCGGAGGAAGAGCGATACACGTTCGAGGAGGCGGACGCGATCGTTGCGTTCGCCCGGGCGAACGGGCTGCGCATGCGCGGGCACACGCTCGTGTGGCACAACCAGACGCCGGATTGGTTTTTCGAGGACGGCCGCGGCGGCAAGGCGGCCAAAGAGGCGGCGCTCGCCCGCCTGCGGTCGCACATCCGAACGGTCGTCAAAAGATTTGCCGGGGACGTGTATTGCTGGGACGTCGTGAACGAGGCGGTGGACGACGCG is a window encoding:
- a CDS encoding ABC transporter permease, translated to MENAPLASPPPAVPGKPAGFFRKLAQQRTLVLMSVPFLVWLFVFKYLPLWGWTIAFQKYRPAKGFFDQQWVGFQHFRFLFSDDNFLTVLRNTIAMSAINLVLGFTTAITLALMLNEVRSVVFKRVTQTVSYLPHFLSWVVAASIVQQTLSPDGIINQLLVALGFVEKGNEILFLGVGEYFWGIFGAASVWKDVGWNTIVYLAAMTMIDPAQYEAAEIDGAGRFQRMWYVTLPGIKPVVIVLLIMQIGYLLQAGFEPQYLLGNGMNVEYSEVIDIFVLKYGIAQGNFSLGVAAGIFKTVVSFALVFSANHLAKRMGESRLF
- a CDS encoding carbohydrate ABC transporter permease, with amino-acid sequence MQTTAVPPKPQKRKSYRRHQSLEDRVFDAVNYTLLVLLMIVTLYPFVNTIAISLNQASDTVRGGIHLWPREFTWNNYIYVFRDAAVLHSTMISALRTILGTVLTVFCSAMVAYTISRPEYVLRKFVTIAFIMTMYFDGGLIPNFLLIRELGMIGTFWVYVIPGLVGVFNLIIIRSAIDGLPESILESARIDGAGEFTNFVYIVLPLCVPVLATVALFTAVYQWNSWFDVFLFNSSYPEWSTLQYELQKILQNSNSSMSAKSAIDAFANADNQLANAVTPVAVRATMTIVASVPIILVYPFLQKYFVKGMMVGGVKG